From the genome of Sediminibacter sp. Hel_I_10:
AAAGCACATGTAGAACTTGCCAAGAAACATTGTGCAAGAGGCGATGTTTTTCAACTGGTATTATCCAAAAAATTCGCCCAAAATTTCAAGGGAGATGAGTTTAATGTGTATCGGGCTTTGAGGAGTATCAATCCGTCACCATATCTTTTTTATTTTGACTACGGAAACTTTAAAATATTTGGGAGCTCTCCAGAAGCACAACTCGTGGTCAATGAGGGACGCGCCGAAATTCATCCCATTGCAGGCACCTTCCGAAGAACTGGCAATGACGAACAAGATGCCGATCTTGCAAAAAAATTAGCCTCTGATGCTAAAGAAAATGCAGAGCACGTGATGCTGGTGGATTTGGCCAGAAATGATCTTAGTCGTCACGGGAGCGAAGTCAAGGTAGAGACCTATAGAGAAGCACAGTTCTTTTCTCATGTCATCCATTTAGTAAGCAAAGTTTCAGGTAAAATCCATCAAGGGACGCCAACCTTACAAGTGGTTGCAGACACCTTTCCTGCAGGGACGCTGAGCGGTGCTCCAAAACATCGTGCCATGCAACTGATTGAGCAGTATGAAAAAACGAGTAGAACTTACTATGGTGGCGCTATCGGTTTTATGGATTTTAATGGCAATTATAACCACGCCATCATGATTAGAACCTTTTTGAGCAAGAACCACCAATTGCATTGGCAAGCAGGTGCTGGAGTAGTCTCAAAATCAAAAGCTGAAGATGAGCTGCAAGAAGTGTACAACAAATTAGGAGCGTTAACCAAAGCCATCGAATTGGCAGAAACGCTCTAGGATTGGGTGATTTGAACAGAAACGAAGTTTAATTAAACGATGTTCCGTTGACTCGGAATTTGAAGATGAATATATTAGTAATAGATAACTACGACAGCTTTACTTACAACTTGGTTCATTATTTAGAGGATCTCGATTGTACGGTAACCGTGAAGAGAAATGATAAGCTGCATTTAGATGATGTGGAAGATTACGATAAGATTGTCTTGTCACCAGGTCCAGGAATTCCTGATGAAGCTGGTCTCTTAAAGGACATCATTAGAAGATACGCTCCAAGCAAGAGTATTTTGGGCGTGTGTCTTGGGCAACAAGCCATTTGCGAAGTATTTGGTGGAACGCTGATCAATCTTAACGAGGTGCATCACGGTGTAGCCACAGAAATCACCATAAGTGTTGATGACGAAGCTTTGTACCATGGTATGAATAAAACCATAGAAGTAGGCCGCTATCACTCTTGGGTTGTAGACACCAAATTACCCGAAGTTTTAGAAGCCACGTCCCATGACCATAAAGGGCAGGTCATGTCTTTACGGCATAAGGTTTACGACGTAAAAGGCGTGCAATACCATCCCGAAAGTGTATTGACCCCAAATGGAAAGCAATTGTTAAAAAATTGGGTCAATCAATAAGACTGTTCAACTTAGTGACACTTTAAATCAACGAATTAAAATAGTGCCTCCATCAGGTAAAACCATAATGAAACATATCTTAAATCGATTAATAAATCAAGAAAGCATTAGTGCCGAAGAAGCCAAAAACGTCTTGGTGAATATTTCCGCAGGTATTTATAACCAAAGTCAAATCGCTTCTTTTTTGACCGTTTACATGATGCGAAGTATTACTATAGAAGAACTGCAAGGGTTTCGGGATGCACTTTTAGAGCTGTGTATTCCTGTTGATCTTTCAGATTTCAACACTATTGATCTTTGTGGTACTGGTGGTGATGGTAAGGACACTTTCAATATATCTACTCTAGCCTCCTTTATCACCGCTGGTGCAGGCGTTAAAGTTGCCAAACATGGCAACTATGGTGTATCTTCTGCCTCTGGCTCTTCTAACGTTGTGGAAGCTTTGGGGGTTAATTTTAGCAATGATGTTGATCGGTTAAAAACGAGTATAGATAAAGCTGGTATTTGCGTGATGCACGCACCTTTATTTCATCCTGCAATGAAAAACGTAGCACCGATTAGGCGAGAACTAGGTGTAAAAACATTTTTCAACATGTTAGGTCCAATGGTAAACCCTGCCTTCCCACAAAATCAAATGGTTGGCGTATTTAGCTTAGAACTGCAGCGCCTTTACGGATACCTTTATCAAAATACAGATAAGAATTACAGCATTGTTCATGACCTAGATGGTTATGATGAGATTTCATTGACCGGTGCCACAAAGATCATATCCAATACTGCCGAAAGTATGTTCAATCCCTCAGATTTAAATATTGATCTTATTGAACCTTCTGCCATTTTTGGGGGCACCTCCATCAAAAAAGCAGCTTCTATTTTCAAAAAGATCATTAAAGGTGAAGGGACAGAAGCACAAAACAATGTGGTTTGTGCAAATGCAGGCTTGGCCATTGCCACTGTAGAGCAAATATCGCATCAAGAAGGTTTTCATCGTGCTCAAGAAAGTTTAGAAAGCGGAAAAGCCAACCAATGTTTAGAATTATTGATTGAATTGAGTAATTAATGGATATTTTAAAAAAAATAGTAGACGACAAACGCCTCGAAGTTAAGCTTCGCAAGCAGCTCATACCCATTGAGCAATTGGAGCGCTCTGTTTTGTTTGAGCGTCAATGCCATTCACTTTCCAAACGTTTAAAGGAAAGTACCTCTGGGATTATTGCAGAACACAAACGTCGCTCTCCATCCAAACAAGTCATCAATCACGATTTAAACGTCTTTGATGTGGCTAAGGGTTATGAGAATGCGGGTGTTTGTGGCATGTCTGTTTTAACCGATGGTAAATATTTTGGGGGAAGCCTAGATGATTTATTGACCGCACGTTCCATATGCAACTTACCGTTACTTCGGAAAGAGTTTATTATAGATGCCTATCAAATCATTGAAGCCAAAGCTTATGGAGCAGATGTCATTTTATTAATTGCTGCAATTCTTACAACAAAGGAAATCAATCAGCTTTCAAGATTAGCAAAAACAGTAGGCCTTGAAGTACTCCTTGAGATTCATAATGAGGACGAACTTCAAAAATCAATCATGCCAAGTTTAGATCTTTTGGGGGTGAATAACAGAAATCTAAAAACCTTTGAAGTTAGCTTAGAGACCAGCAAACAACTCAGTGAGTTGATCCCAAATGATTTTGTTAAAGTTTCAGAAAGTGGTATGAGTTCCACAGCTGCCATCAAGCAATTGCAGCCTTATGGATATCAAGGTTTTTTAATTGGTGAAAACTTTATGAAAACCAAAGATGCAGGCGAAAGTGCCAAGCAATTTATTAAAGATTTAAACAGATGAAGCTTAAAATCTGCGGAATGAAATATAAAGACAATATTCTCGATGTTGCTCAATTGCAACCCGACTTTATGGGCTTTATCTTTTATGAAAAATCAAGTCGCTTCTTTGATGGCGAAATTCCAGATTTACCTAAGTCTATAAAAAAAGTGGGTGTGTTTGTAGATGCGTCTGATCATTTTATTACTGAAACGGTCTTGAAACATGAGCTGCAGGCCGTTCAATTGCACGGTAAAGAAAGTCCCGAATTTATAAAGTCGCTTCGCAGGAAACTAAGCGCAATTGATAAGAGTACCATAGAAATCATTAAAGTATTTAGTATTCGCGATCATTTTGATTTTTCAAAATTGGAGGTTTTTGAATCCTTATGTGATTATTATTTATTTGACACCAAAGGCGAATTACCTGGCGGCAATGGCTATCGTTTTGATTGGAGCGTTTTAAAATCGTACCCATCCAATAAGCCCTATTTTTTAAGTGGTGGCATAGGGTGGGGCGATCTTGACAGACTGTCTGTCTTTCAAAAAAGTTCAGAATCTGAACATTGCTACGCTATTGACGTTAATAGTAAATTTGAAATTGAAGCTGGATTAAAAAACAAGAACCGTTTAAAAACATTTATCGATGACTTATAATGTAAATGAAAAAGGCTATTACGGAGCATTTGGAGGCGCTTATATCCCTGAGATGCTCTACCCTAATATTGAAGAGCTAAGACAGAATTATCTTAAAATTATGGCTGAACCTTCTTTTAAAGCAGCATTTGATCAATTACTCAAAGACTATGTGGGCAGGCCGTCGCCGCTCTATTTAGCCAAAAGACTAAGCGAAAAGTACCAGACCAAAATCTATTTAAAACGTGAAGATTTAAACCATACGGGCGCTCATAAGGTAAATAATACCGTTGGACAAATTTTAATGGCGCAGCGTTTGGGCAAAACGAGAATCATTGCCGAAACTGGTGCGGGTCAACATGGTGTTGCCACGGCTACGGTTTGCGCGCTAATGGGTATGGAGTGTATTGTGTACATGGGAGAAGTGGATATTGCTAGACAAGCTCCAAATGTGGCACGAATGAAGATGTTAGGAGCAGAAGTGAGACCTGCATTATCTGGCAGTAGAACCTTAAAAGATGCCACTAATGAGGCCATGCGTGATTGGATCAATAATCCCGTAGATACACATTACATTGTGGGTAGTGTTGTAGGCCCTCATCCATTTCCAGATATGGTGGCCAAATTTCAAGCAATCGTTTCGGAAGAGATACAATGGCAACTACAAGAAAAGGAAGGCACCACTAAACCAGATTACGTCGTTGCTTGCGTAGGCGGTGGCTCTAATGCGGCCGGTGCATTTTACCATTATTTAGACGATACCGATGTTAAATTAATTGCAGTAGAAGCGGCTGGTAAAGGCATTCATTCTGGAGAAAGTGCAGCCACCTCTGTTTTAGGCAAAGAAGGCATTATTCATGGCAGTAAAACCTTATTGATGCAAACAGATGATGGTCAAATTACCGAGCCCTACTCTATTTCTGCAGGATTAGATTATCCAGGTGTAGGCCCAATGCACGCTAACCTTTATAAAACGGGACGGGCCGAATTCATCTCTATTACAGATGATGAAGCCATGATTGCAGGATTAGAATTAAGTCAGTTAGAAGGCATCATTCCCGCTATTGAAACGTCACACTCTCTGGCTATTTTTGAGCAAAAGAAATTTAAGAAAGATGATATCGTCGTGGTGAATTTATCGGGCCGCGGTGATAAAGATTTACAAAACTATATTGATTATTTTAAATTATAGCACCAAGAAATCTTGCGAGTGTAATTAGTGTTTAATTAAAAAAGATTCCACCATTGTGGAAACTAAAGATGAATAGAATCAACGAAAAACTATCAAAAGAAGGCAAGTTATTATCCATTTACTTTTCTGCGGGCTATCCCAATTTGAATGATACTGAAACCATCATTCAAGATCTTGAGAAAAGTGGTGTAGATATGATTGAAATAGGCCTGCCTTTTAGCGATCCTTTGGCCGATGGCCCTACCATACAAGAAAGTTCTACAAAAGCGCTCAAAAACGGAATGACCAGCGAAATTCTTTTCAAGCAGCTCAAGGATATTCGAAAAACCGTTTCTATCCCATTGATAATTATGGGATACTTTAACCCGATTTTACAATATGGCGTGGAAGCTTTTTGTAAAAAATGTAAAGACATTGGTATTGATGGCCTTATCATTCCTGATCTACCGGTAGATGTGTATCATGAGGAGTATAAAACGATCTTTCAAGATCATGGCCTCATTAACGTCTTTCTAATAACCCCTCAAACTTCAGAAGAACGAATAAGGTATATCGATAGCATTTCCGAAGGTTTTATTTACATGGTAAGCAGTGCTAGTGTCACAGGAAGCAGTGCTGGTTTTGGAACAGAGCAAACCGCCTATTTCAAAAGGATATTTGATATGAATCTTAAAAATCCTCAAATAGTAGGATTCGGAATTTCTAATCATGACACTTTTAAACAGGCCACCCAATATGCAAAGGGCGCCATTATAGGAAGTGCTTTTATCAAACACTTGACAGATGACGGCACCAAATCGATTTCTAATTTTGCATCATCTATTTTAACTAAAGACTGAAACTACCATATGTTATCGATTGGTTGGTTTCTTATGAGTGTTTAACATAATTTAATAGATATCTCTTGTACTTTACCATAGTTTTAATACTATTCTGTAGGTAATCCCTTATCTTTAACTGAACAAAAAAAAGACAAAACCATGGGAATTATAAAAGATAATAAAAAATTTGAAAGAAAGACTGATCAAACCAATCCAACAAATCCAGATGGTATTGCTAAAAAGTCAAATACAAACAAATTTGATATTGATGAGAAAACAATCAAAGACCAGCAAAATAAAAAATAAGCTAGTCTAAATACATATTATAAAAGTTCATTCTTCATTGAATGAGCTTTTTTTATTTTCCATATCTAAAATTGAATATATTTGAGAATATATTAACCTAATCAATCAACTTTATGGAATGGTATTTAAAAGTCATAAGAGACAATTATGCAAATTTTACAGGTAGGGCAAGGCGCCAAGAATATTGGATGTTTCAATTATTCAATATTATAATTATTTTTGCCCTAATTGTGATACTCATGGGCTTGGGGGCACTAATAGATGCACCAGGACTTATTTCAATCTATTTGATATATGTATTAGCTATTATTATACCAAGCTTAGCGGTTGCTGTAAGACGACTGCATGATACTGGTAAAAGCGGCTGGTATTATCTCGTTTCTTTTATACCATTTATTGGAGGTATTTGGCTCATCATACTTTTAGCTACTGAAGGTGATGTTGGACCAAATGAATATGGTGCAGACCCTAAAAAGCCAAACGATCTAGAAATTAATGAAATTGGCAACTCTTCATTAGAACATTAAACTATCTTGAAACTAAACATTGTACTTATAGAACCCGAAATTCCTAATAATACAGGTAATATTGGTAGATTGGCTTTGGCTACCGGATCTCGTCTGCATTTGGTAAAACCTTTTGGTTTTGAAATTACAGATAGTAGATTAAAACGCGCTGGCTTAGATTATTGGGAACATCTCGACGTTCATTACTATGAGTCAAGCGACGCTTTTTTTAAAAGTCACCAAAATTCAAAATTTGCGTTTTTTTCTAGTCACGGTAAACAAGATTTTTGGGACCTTAAATTTGAAGAGGAGCTCTTCCTCATTTTTGGTAAGGAATCGGTAGGTCTACCTAAAGTTATTCTTGACAAATATCCTGAGGACATCTATAAAATTCCGCTATACAGCTCCAATGTTAGAAGTCTCAACTTAGCCAATTGTGTAGGCATTGTTGCCTATGAAGGTTTAAGACAGCTGCATACGCTTTAAGCCTTTTAACTTAAAACTAAAAAGCCCATTTCTAAAAAGAAATGGGCTTTTATCATTTTATAATAGGATCTTGAAATTACTTTTTGATCTTAAACGCATTCATTTGAGGAAAATAAGCCACATCATCCAACTCTTCTTCTATGCGAAGCAATTGATTATATTTTGCCATACGATCACTTCTAGATGCAGATCCTGTTTTAATTTGACCTGTATTTAAGGCTACTGCCAAATCAGCAATGGTATTATCTTCAGTCTCCCCTGAGCGGTGTGACATTACAGAAGTGTACCCAGCACTATGTGCCATATTTACTGCGGAAATCGTCTCTGTTAACGTTCCTATTTGATTCACTTTAATCAAAATAGAGTTTGCGATACCATTTTCGATTCCTCTAGAAAGACGTTCCACGTTTGTAACAAAAAGATCATCTCCTACCAATTGTACTTTGTCTCCAACTTTTTCAGTTAAATACTTCCAACCGTCCCAGTCATTCTCATCCATACCATCCTCAATAGAAATAATTGGATACTTTTCTACTAGTTCGGCTAAATAATCAGCTTGCTCCTTACTCGTTCTTACCACGCCTTTGCTACCTTCAAATTTTGTGTAATCGTAAGCACCATCAACGTAGAATTCTGCAGCAGCACAATCTAAAGCAATCATGACATCATCTCCTAATTTGTAACCCGCATTATCTACCGCTTTCTTAATGGTATCTAAAGCATCTTCAGTGCCACCTTCAAGATTAGGTGCAAAACCACCTTCATCACCAACTGCAGTACTTAGACCTCTATCGTGCAATACCTTTTTAAGGTTATGGAAAATCTCAGTTCCCATTTGCATGGCGTGCGTAAAGTTTTTAGCTTTTACTGGCATGACCATAAATTCTTGAAACGCGATAGGCGCATCACTATGAGAACCACCGTTAATGATGTTCATCATAGGCACTGGTAATGTATTTGCAGAAACACCGCCTACATAACGATATAAAGGCATTCCTAATTCACCAGCTGCTGCTTTTGCAACCGCAAGCGATACCCCTAAAATGGCATTTGCACCTAGTTTCGATTTGTTTGGCGTACCATCTAGATCAATCATTAATTGATCTATTCTGTTTTGTTCAAATATAGATTCTCCTAAAAGCTCTTGTGCGATCACAGAGTTAACATTATCTACTGCTTTTGAAACACCTTTGCCCATGTAAGCTTTTCCACCGTCACGAAGCTCTACGGCCTCATGTTCTCCAGTTGAAGCACCAGAAGGCACAGCTGCTCGTCCCATAATGCCGTTTTCGGTAACTACATCTACTTCTACAGTAGGGTTTCCTCTTGAATCTAAAATTTGTCTAGCATGAATATTAATGATAATGCTCATCGTTTCTCTTTTATGTTTAGTTTATTTAATCTTTTAATAGTCAAGCCGTCTATTGAATTTTATAAACGCTTAACATTCCCAAATTTACGAAAATGTCACGCCAATTCTCGGTCAGCGCCTCAGAATTGTGTTTTATATAAGCTATAATGTTTGCGTAAAAGAGAAAAGTCAAGAAAATTTAGATTTTCTTGACTTTTCTTCAGTATTAATTTTTGACAAGCTCTAAAAACTGATCGAACAGATAAGAGGCGTCATTTGGTCCTGGACTGGCTTCTGGGTGATATTGTACCGAAAAGCAGTTTTTATGTTTCATTCGCATACCTGCAACAGTGTGATCATTGAGGTGCACGTGGGTGATTTCAATATCTTCGTTGTTTTCTGTCTCTTCTCTATTGATAGCGAAGCCATGATTTTGAGACGTCATCTCTCCCTTACCCGTAAGAAGATTCTTTACTGGGTGATTGATGCCTCTATGCCCGTGGTGCATTTTATAAGTAGAAATACCATTTGCTAGCGCGATGACTTGATGTCCCAAACAAATTCCGAACAATGGGAGGTTTCTCTTAATGATCTCCTTAGCTAACTCTTGTGCTTCAACTAAGGGTTCTGGATCACCAGGCCCATTTGAAAGAAAGTAGCCGTCTGGTTGAAATGCTTCCAATTCTTCAAATTTTGAATTGTAAGGAAACACCTTAACGTAGATGTCGCGCTTGGCCATATTTCTCAAGATATTATTTTTAATACCAATATCTAATGCAGCGACTTTATAGGTAGCGTTCTCATTTCCGAAGTAATAAGGTTCTTTTGTAGACACTTGAGAGGCCAACTCTAGACCTTCCATATTTGGCACTTCTGCCAATTGTTTTTTCAAGTCTTCAATGTTATCAACTTCTGTAGAAATTACCGCATTCATGGCACCATTATCCCTAATATAGCTCACTAATGCTCGTGTATCTACATCTGAAATAGCCATGATATTATGCTTCTCGAAAAAATTCTGCAATGAGCTATCTCCTCCAGCTCTAGAATAATCAAAGCTAAAATTCTTACAGATAAGTCCTGAGATTTTGACAGAATTAGATTCATCCTCTAATTCGAGTGTTCCATAATTACCGATATGTGCGTTAGTGGTTGCCATTAACTGTCCATAATATGATGGATCTGTAAAGATTTCTTGATACCCAGTAGTACCGGTGTTAAAACACACTTCTCCAAAGGCAGAACCTTCCTTTCCTACTGATTTACCATGGAAAATGGTACCATCAGCTAATAGAATAATCGCTTTTTTTCTTTTCTGGTATGACATGTTATTAAAAATGATGTTTATTGTATTTCCTCTTTCGCGGTCTTCACAACTATCAGGTCGTAAAATTCCATAAAAAAAAGGATAATCTAAAATAGATTATCCTTTATATATAAAATGCTTATTAACATTTATTCCTCTTCGTTGGTTGCTTTAGTTTCTTTAGCTGGCGCATCTGCCGGCTTGCTACTGCTTCCACCTCTTCGGCTTCTTCTTGTTGTTTTCTTCTCTGGCTTAACAGCGTTGTAGATTTCGTTATAATCTACTAACTCGATCATTGCCATGTCAGCATTATCACCAAGTCTGTTTCCTAACTTGATAATTCTGGTGTAACCACCTGGTCGATCTGCAACTTTAACAGCAACATCTCTAAAGAGTTCAATCACTGCATTCTTTTGTCTTAATCTCGACATTACAATACGTCTGCTGTGGGTTGTATCCACCTTAGACTTAGTAATCATTGGTTCAACAAACTGCTTTAAAGCTTTCGCTTTAGCCACTGTAGTGTTAATACGTTTGTGCTCAATTAATGAACAAGCCATATTAGCCAACATCGCCTTTCTGTGCGCTGTTTGTCTTCCTAAATGGTTAAATTTCTTTCCGTGTCTCATGACATTTTTGTTTTAATCATCATCTTGCTACGACCCTTTTTGAGGAGCAAAAATATGACGTATTAATTTAATCTTTATCTAATTTATATTTTGCTAGATCCATTCCGAAGTTAAGACCTTTAACATTTACAAGCTCTTCAAGCTCAGTTAAAGATTTCTTACCAAAATTACGGAACTTCATCAAGTCATTCTTGTTAAAAGACACTAAGTCTCCTAATGTATCAACCTCTGCAGCTTTCAAACAGTTAAGCGCACGTACAGAAAGATCCATATCTACCAATTTGGTTTTCAACAATTGTCTCATGTGAAGTGACTCTTCATCATAAGTTTCTGTTTGTGCAATTTCATCAGCCTCTAACGTGATGCGCTCATCGGAGAACAACATGAAGTGATGAATCAATATTTTAGCAGCTTCAGTTAATGCATCTTTAGGATGGATAGAACCATCTGTGATGATTTCAAAAACTAACTTTTCGTAATCTGTTTTTTGCTCAACACGAAAATTTTCAATCCCGTATTTTACATTTTTTATTGGCGTATAGATAGAATCTGTAAAGATGGTACCAATTGGTGCAGAAGCTTTTTTATTTTCTTCAGCAGGTACATATCCTCTACCTTTTTCAATAGTGATTTCCATAGATAGATTCACTTTTGAGTCTAAATTACAGATCACTAAATCTTTATTCAATACTTGAAAACCAGAAATAAACTTTTGGAAATCTCCAGCAGTAATTTGGTCTTGCCCAGAAATTGAAATTGAAACAGACTCATTATCAACTTCGTCAATTTGACGTTTAAAGTTGACTTGTTTAAGGTTTAGGATCATTTCAGTAACATCCTCAACAACACCTGCGATGGTAGAAAACTCATGGTCAACTCCTTCGATTTTTACAGATGTAATCGCAAAACCTTCTAATGAAGATAACAAAACTCGTCTTAGAGCATTTCCTACTGTTAATCCATAACCCGGTTCTAGGGGTCTAAATTCAAACTTGCCTTCAAACTCGGTAGAATCAATCATGATTACCTTGTCCGGCTTCTGAAAATTTAATATTGCCATATTACGTTTTGTATCTAGTTATTATTTAGAATATAATTCGACGATGAATTGCTCGTTGATATTCTCTGGAATCTGAATTCTTTCTGGAACAGAAACATACGTCCCTTTTTTGGTGTCGTTGTTCCAAGTGATCCATTCGTAAACATTGCTAGAATTAGCCAATGAATTTTGAATGGTTTCTAAAGATTTAGATTTTTCTCTTACAGCGACAACATCACCTGCTTTCAACTGATAAGATGGTATATTCACAAGCTCACCGTTTACAGTAATATGTCTGTGTGATACCAATTGTCTTGCTCCACTTCTAGATGGAGACAATCCCATTCTATAAGCCACGTTATCTAAACGAGACTCACATAATTGAAGCAATACTTCACCAGTAATACCCTTAGAAGCTGTTGCTTTTTTAAACATGTTTCTGAATTGCTTTTCTAAAATACCATAAGTATATTTAGCTTTTTGCTTTTCCATTAACTGGATTGCATATTCAGATTTTTTTCCACGTCTTCTGGTATTACCATGTTGACCTGGAGGATAGTTTCTTTTTTCGAAGGCTTTATCATCTCCGAAGATAGCTTCACCGAATTTTCGGGCTATTTTAGTTTTAGGACCAGTATATCTTGCCATTTTAAAAAAATTTGTTAATGAGAGTGATTATGAATTAAGGTCTTAATCTTATCCTTCGATAATCGTTGATCTCTCGTAATACTTGTTATTTATTTTTCAGTTTGCAAATTTACGTATAATAAAATTAATATCAGCTGTAATACAGCTGATATTAATCTCTATAAATAAGCTTGTTAGACGCGACGTCTTTTTGGAGGTCTACAACCATTATGTGGCATTGGAGTAACATCTATGATTTCTGTTACTTCAATTCCTGCATTATGCAAAGATCTAATAGCAGATTCTCTTCCGTTACCTGGACCTTTTACATAAATCTTGATTTTCTTAAGACCTGCCTCTTTTGCTACGCCAGCTGCATCTTCAGCAGCTAATTGAGCAGCATAAGGAGTATTCTTTTTTGAACCTCTAAAACCCATTTTTCCAGCAGATGACCAAGAGATCACATCGCCTTTTTTATTGGTTAAAGAGATGATAATGTTGTTAAAAGAAGCCGTTACGTGACCTTCTCCAACAGCATCAACAATTACTTTACGTTTTTTTGTACTTGACTTTGCCATAGTGTTCAGTTTCTAGTTGCTAGTTTTTTTGTTTTTGGAATCCTAAACATTTCTATTTCGAACAGATTCGTCTAACGTTTAAAACTAATGACTAATGTCTAATTATTATTTAGTTGCTTTTTTCTTGTTAGCAACAGTTTTTCTTCTACCCTTACGAGTACGAGAGTTGTTTTTGGTTCTTTGACCTCTTAAAGGAAGACCTGCTCTGTGACGAATACCTCTGTAACAACCAATATCCATTAATCGCTTAATGTTTAATTGTGTTTCAGATCTAAGTTCACCTTCAATAGTATAACTACCAACGGCATCACGAATAGCTCCGATTTGTTCATCGGTCCACTCGTCAACTTTTAAGTTTTCGTCAACATTAGCCGCAGCTAAAATTTCTTGAGCTCTGCTTCTACCTACACCGTAGATGTAAGTTAATGAGATCACTCCTCTTTTTTGTTTTGGAATATCTACCCCTGCAATTCTAGCCATAATTATCCTTGTCTTTGTTTGAATC
Proteins encoded in this window:
- the trpA gene encoding tryptophan synthase subunit alpha, whose amino-acid sequence is MNRINEKLSKEGKLLSIYFSAGYPNLNDTETIIQDLEKSGVDMIEIGLPFSDPLADGPTIQESSTKALKNGMTSEILFKQLKDIRKTVSIPLIIMGYFNPILQYGVEAFCKKCKDIGIDGLIIPDLPVDVYHEEYKTIFQDHGLINVFLITPQTSEERIRYIDSISEGFIYMVSSASVTGSSAGFGTEQTAYFKRIFDMNLKNPQIVGFGISNHDTFKQATQYAKGAIIGSAFIKHLTDDGTKSISNFASSILTKD
- a CDS encoding anthranilate synthase component I family protein; translated protein: MKTFSLYTHYKKILADTITPVSIYLKIRDKYPNSILLESSDYHASDNSFSYICFNPIATIKVQNDSIEQTYPDGSSKTNNALNISVTEEMDKFTRRFKVNSETDFKFINNGIFGYTAYDAVKYFEDISISKKSDSLEIPDLYYAVYQNIIAINHFKNEAYIFAHCFETENNIDEILQLIKSRNFATYNFSSEGTISSNLTDEDYKAHVELAKKHCARGDVFQLVLSKKFAQNFKGDEFNVYRALRSINPSPYLFYFDYGNFKIFGSSPEAQLVVNEGRAEIHPIAGTFRRTGNDEQDADLAKKLASDAKENAEHVMLVDLARNDLSRHGSEVKVETYREAQFFSHVIHLVSKVSGKIHQGTPTLQVVADTFPAGTLSGAPKHRAMQLIEQYEKTSRTYYGGAIGFMDFNGNYNHAIMIRTFLSKNHQLHWQAGAGVVSKSKAEDELQEVYNKLGALTKAIELAETL
- the trpC gene encoding indole-3-glycerol phosphate synthase TrpC, with the translated sequence MDILKKIVDDKRLEVKLRKQLIPIEQLERSVLFERQCHSLSKRLKESTSGIIAEHKRRSPSKQVINHDLNVFDVAKGYENAGVCGMSVLTDGKYFGGSLDDLLTARSICNLPLLRKEFIIDAYQIIEAKAYGADVILLIAAILTTKEINQLSRLAKTVGLEVLLEIHNEDELQKSIMPSLDLLGVNNRNLKTFEVSLETSKQLSELIPNDFVKVSESGMSSTAAIKQLQPYGYQGFLIGENFMKTKDAGESAKQFIKDLNR
- a CDS encoding aminodeoxychorismate/anthranilate synthase component II, with the protein product MNILVIDNYDSFTYNLVHYLEDLDCTVTVKRNDKLHLDDVEDYDKIVLSPGPGIPDEAGLLKDIIRRYAPSKSILGVCLGQQAICEVFGGTLINLNEVHHGVATEITISVDDEALYHGMNKTIEVGRYHSWVVDTKLPEVLEATSHDHKGQVMSLRHKVYDVKGVQYHPESVLTPNGKQLLKNWVNQ
- the trpB gene encoding tryptophan synthase subunit beta, whose translation is MTYNVNEKGYYGAFGGAYIPEMLYPNIEELRQNYLKIMAEPSFKAAFDQLLKDYVGRPSPLYLAKRLSEKYQTKIYLKREDLNHTGAHKVNNTVGQILMAQRLGKTRIIAETGAGQHGVATATVCALMGMECIVYMGEVDIARQAPNVARMKMLGAEVRPALSGSRTLKDATNEAMRDWINNPVDTHYIVGSVVGPHPFPDMVAKFQAIVSEEIQWQLQEKEGTTKPDYVVACVGGGSNAAGAFYHYLDDTDVKLIAVEAAGKGIHSGESAATSVLGKEGIIHGSKTLLMQTDDGQITEPYSISAGLDYPGVGPMHANLYKTGRAEFISITDDEAMIAGLELSQLEGIIPAIETSHSLAIFEQKKFKKDDIVVVNLSGRGDKDLQNYIDYFKL
- a CDS encoding phosphoribosylanthranilate isomerase, which produces MKLKICGMKYKDNILDVAQLQPDFMGFIFYEKSSRFFDGEIPDLPKSIKKVGVFVDASDHFITETVLKHELQAVQLHGKESPEFIKSLRRKLSAIDKSTIEIIKVFSIRDHFDFSKLEVFESLCDYYLFDTKGELPGGNGYRFDWSVLKSYPSNKPYFLSGGIGWGDLDRLSVFQKSSESEHCYAIDVNSKFEIEAGLKNKNRLKTFIDDL
- the trpD gene encoding anthranilate phosphoribosyltransferase, which translates into the protein MKHILNRLINQESISAEEAKNVLVNISAGIYNQSQIASFLTVYMMRSITIEELQGFRDALLELCIPVDLSDFNTIDLCGTGGDGKDTFNISTLASFITAGAGVKVAKHGNYGVSSASGSSNVVEALGVNFSNDVDRLKTSIDKAGICVMHAPLFHPAMKNVAPIRRELGVKTFFNMLGPMVNPAFPQNQMVGVFSLELQRLYGYLYQNTDKNYSIVHDLDGYDEISLTGATKIISNTAESMFNPSDLNIDLIEPSAIFGGTSIKKAASIFKKIIKGEGTEAQNNVVCANAGLAIATVEQISHQEGFHRAQESLESGKANQCLELLIELSN
- a CDS encoding DUF805 domain-containing protein, with amino-acid sequence MEWYLKVIRDNYANFTGRARRQEYWMFQLFNIIIIFALIVILMGLGALIDAPGLISIYLIYVLAIIIPSLAVAVRRLHDTGKSGWYYLVSFIPFIGGIWLIILLATEGDVGPNEYGADPKKPNDLEINEIGNSSLEH